One stretch of Daphnia pulicaria isolate SC F1-1A chromosome 6, SC_F0-13Bv2, whole genome shotgun sequence DNA includes these proteins:
- the LOC124342263 gene encoding aldo-keto reductase family 1 member B1-like yields MIDMHTNLVELWKSMEKQVDAGLVKSIGVSNFNEEQIKRVINNSRIKPANVQVEMHVQFQQKSLREFCQKHGITICAYAPFASPGRNEFYSKLGLKPPVVIPDLFQHPVIVKIADKHKKSSAQILIKYLTELGVSVIPKSVSSERIRSNFQIFDFTLSPVDIAQLQELDLGEMGFTFEFSSFFKGMDKHPENPFPHRAPKN; encoded by the exons ATGATAGACATGCACACCAActtggtggaattgtggaag TCGATGGAGAAGCAAGTAGACGCTGGTTTAGTAAAATCCATTGGTGTCTCCAATTTCAACGAGGAACAAATTAAACGTGTTATCAACAATAGTCGCATCAAACCAGCAAACGTGCAAGTTGAAATGCACGTCCAATTTCAGCAAAAATCGTTGAGAGAATTTTGCCAGAAACATGGCATAACTATTTGTGCATACGCTCCCTTTGCCTCACCGGGTCGCAATGAATTTTACTCTAAACTTGGCCTTAA ACCACCTGTTGTCATTCCGGATTTGTTTCAGCATCCAGTAATAGTTAAAATTGCCGATAAGCATAAAAAATCAAGCGCACAAATTCTCATAAAATACTTGACTGAACTTGGTGTATCCGTGATTCCTAAAAGCGTCTCGTCTGAACGAATTCGATCTAATTTCCAG ATATTCGACTTTACCCTTTCACCGGTCGATATAGCACAGCTTCAAGAACTGGACCTAGGAGAGATGGGATTCACCTTTgagttttcatctttttttaaagg AATGGACAAGCACCCAGAAAACCCATTCCCTCACCGCGCACCAAAGAATTAG